The following are encoded together in the Methanosarcina flavescens genome:
- a CDS encoding NUDIX domain-containing protein has product MKPQTPSLTVDTVILFKNRLVLVKRKNPPYQGKFALPGGFVEIGESTENAAAREAFEETGLSVKIIKLLGVYSDPHRDPRGHTVSVCYLAKGSGELKSGSDADSVDLFELDSIPELAFDHNKIINDAKSDINAILYKMQKYDVS; this is encoded by the coding sequence ATGAAACCTCAAACTCCTAGTTTAACCGTTGATACAGTAATCCTCTTTAAAAACAGGCTTGTGCTCGTGAAGAGAAAAAATCCCCCCTATCAGGGAAAATTTGCCCTTCCCGGCGGCTTCGTAGAAATTGGGGAAAGCACAGAAAACGCAGCAGCTAGGGAAGCTTTTGAAGAAACAGGCCTCTCAGTAAAGATCATCAAACTCTTAGGTGTCTATTCCGACCCACACCGCGACCCCAGAGGGCATACGGTTTCGGTATGTTACCTCGCAAAAGGATCAGGAGAGCTAAAATCAGGTTCTGATGCAGATTCCGTCGATCTTTTTGAGCTTGATTCCATTCCTGAATTAGCTTTTGATCACAACAAAATTATAAATGACGCTAAAAGTGATATTAATGCAATTCTGTACAAAATGCAAAAGTATGATGTTTCCTAA
- the surE gene encoding 5'/3'-nucleotidase SurE produces MGKLMVPKILVTNDDGIYSTGLKAAFDSVSDLGEITISAPAVQQSGVGRSISIFEPLRITKTNAGGIPAYSVGGTPTDAVILSIFAILKEMPDLVLSGFNIGENISTDTITTSGTIGGALEAASYGVPAIAASIQVLDEGQKFDDPRDYHRERFEVGIKVVNRIARNVLRHGMPENVDLLNINIPYHAEEDTPVEITRLARKVFKTDVEERRDPRGRPYYWIAGDLIREEEEGTDVHAIMQKGYISITPISLDSTARIDFSEIEKYL; encoded by the coding sequence ATGGGGAAGCTGATGGTCCCAAAAATTCTTGTTACTAACGATGATGGTATTTACTCCACAGGTTTGAAAGCTGCATTTGACAGTGTCTCGGACCTTGGGGAGATTACGATATCGGCTCCTGCTGTCCAGCAGAGCGGTGTTGGGCGCTCGATTTCTATCTTTGAGCCTCTTCGAATCACGAAAACAAACGCAGGAGGCATACCTGCTTATTCTGTGGGAGGAACTCCTACCGATGCCGTAATTCTGAGCATCTTCGCAATCCTAAAGGAAATGCCTGACCTGGTGCTTTCCGGTTTCAATATTGGGGAGAATATAAGCACCGATACCATTACTACCTCAGGAACCATCGGAGGAGCCCTTGAAGCTGCGAGCTATGGCGTGCCTGCGATTGCCGCCTCCATACAGGTACTTGACGAAGGTCAAAAATTCGATGATCCCAGGGACTACCATAGAGAACGTTTTGAAGTCGGGATAAAAGTAGTAAACAGGATTGCTCGAAATGTCCTCAGGCACGGCATGCCAGAGAACGTGGACCTCCTGAACATAAATATTCCTTATCACGCTGAAGAGGATACGCCTGTAGAGATAACTCGCCTTGCACGAAAAGTCTTTAAAACGGATGTCGAGGAAAGGCGTGACCCCAGGGGCAGGCCCTATTACTGGATTGCAGGGGATCTGATCCGGGAAGAAGAAGAAGGGACCGATGTGCACGCTATCATGCAGAAAGGGTATATCTCAATAACTCCGATCTCCCTGGATTCAACTGCCAGGATAGACTTTTCTGAGATCGAAAAGTATCTCTAA
- the moaA gene encoding GTP 3',8-cyclase MoaA has protein sequence MKQKNPEKAPEVAEEDSKKILKDPYGRKVTGLRISVTDRCNLSCIYCHNEGADCSTCGPVGREMKPELICGIVREAVKFGINKVKFSGGEPLFRKDFEEILACLPPLKEVSATTNGILLEKRAKALKAAGLDRVNISLDSLVPEKYEAITGAPSGSLEKVIRGIDSAVEAGLTPVKLNMVLLKGVNDNEIDSMMDFIRQYKGKVILQLIELMDIDPRLSKYIIDSKDLERSLAEKASEIKVRNLHHRKKYIIDGAEVEFVRPMDNSEFCAHCSRLRVTADGKFKPCLLVNDNLVDVSDAKSPEEIEKLLELAVSRRKPYYVPVRVPEKKKKI, from the coding sequence ATGAAGCAGAAAAATCCAGAAAAAGCTCCTGAAGTTGCGGAAGAAGACTCAAAGAAAATTCTTAAGGATCCTTATGGACGAAAGGTTACAGGGCTTCGAATATCGGTAACTGACAGGTGTAATCTTTCATGTATTTACTGCCATAATGAAGGTGCAGACTGCTCTACCTGCGGCCCGGTAGGAAGGGAAATGAAGCCGGAGTTAATTTGCGGGATTGTCAGGGAAGCAGTAAAATTCGGGATCAACAAAGTGAAATTCTCAGGAGGCGAACCTCTATTCCGAAAAGACTTTGAGGAGATCCTTGCCTGCCTTCCTCCATTAAAAGAGGTTTCTGCCACCACAAACGGTATTCTGCTTGAAAAACGTGCAAAAGCCCTGAAGGCGGCAGGTCTTGATAGGGTAAACATAAGCCTGGATTCTCTTGTGCCTGAGAAGTATGAAGCAATTACCGGAGCGCCCTCAGGCTCACTTGAGAAGGTTATCAGGGGTATTGACAGTGCAGTTGAAGCTGGACTGACTCCTGTGAAGCTGAATATGGTTCTCCTCAAAGGTGTAAACGATAACGAAATCGATTCAATGATGGATTTTATCCGACAGTATAAAGGGAAGGTAATTTTGCAACTTATAGAGCTTATGGATATTGATCCCAGGCTTTCAAAATACATTATTGACTCAAAAGACCTTGAACGAAGCCTGGCTGAGAAGGCAAGCGAAATCAAGGTACGAAACCTTCACCATCGAAAAAAATATATTATCGACGGGGCGGAAGTAGAATTTGTTCGACCTATGGATAACTCGGAATTTTGCGCCCACTGCAGCAGGCTAAGGGTTACAGCCGACGGAAAATTCAAGCCCTGCCTGCTTGTAAACGACAATTTAGTAGATGTCAGTGATGCAAAAAGTCCCGAAGAGATTGAGAAATTGCTCGAGCTTGCAGTAAGCCGAAGGAAGCCATACTACGTTCCTGTTAGGGTTCCTGAGAAGAAAAAGAAAATATGA
- a CDS encoding cobyrinate a,c-diamide synthase: protein MTKGILIAGTHSGAGKTTVSMGIMAALKHRQLKVQPYKVGPDYIDPSHHTAICGRPSRNLDTYMMGTDGVGQTVARTAADADIVVVEGVMGLFDGIDSTEVASSAHVAKTLDLPVILVINVHGMSRSAAALLKGYSEFDPEVRVAGIILNQVGSTRHAELVKNSLPRNIPVVGTIPRRKDIEVPSRHLGLYMAHEKDYNTEEMAAFIEENVDLDAVLELAEPCSVPEIRKIQRPEADLRIGIARDPAFCFYYHDMFDAFKDHGAEIEFFSPMAGEVPDVDGIYFGGGYPELYAENLERSETTRKLKGLAADGLPIYAECGGLLYLCGRYEVENRIYKLADIVPANTRMTDRLKALGYTEARSLDKNFSSHNIRGHEFHYSLTECDHDAKFAYEMLRGKGIQDGFDGLIEHNTLAGYMHSHPATFPVEKFVEKCREYKRR from the coding sequence ATGACAAAAGGAATACTTATTGCAGGGACCCACAGTGGGGCCGGAAAAACGACAGTCTCCATGGGTATTATGGCTGCTCTAAAACACAGGCAGCTAAAGGTCCAGCCTTATAAGGTAGGGCCTGATTATATCGATCCTTCTCATCACACTGCAATTTGCGGGCGTCCCTCACGAAACCTGGATACATACATGATGGGTACCGACGGAGTTGGACAGACGGTAGCCCGGACGGCTGCAGATGCGGATATTGTGGTAGTAGAAGGAGTTATGGGACTCTTTGACGGAATCGACTCTACCGAGGTCGCAAGTTCCGCACATGTTGCAAAAACACTTGATCTACCTGTAATTCTGGTGATTAACGTGCATGGCATGTCCAGAAGCGCCGCAGCCCTCCTGAAAGGATATTCTGAGTTCGATCCTGAAGTCAGGGTTGCAGGCATTATTCTGAATCAAGTAGGCAGCACAAGGCATGCGGAACTTGTAAAAAATTCGCTTCCTAGGAATATACCTGTTGTAGGAACGATCCCGAGAAGAAAAGATATCGAGGTTCCTTCCAGACATCTTGGGTTGTATATGGCCCATGAAAAGGATTATAATACTGAGGAGATGGCAGCTTTCATCGAGGAGAATGTTGATCTTGATGCCGTGCTTGAACTTGCTGAACCCTGTTCTGTGCCGGAGATCAGGAAAATACAAAGACCAGAGGCAGATCTCAGGATAGGAATTGCTAGGGATCCGGCTTTCTGTTTCTACTACCATGATATGTTTGACGCTTTCAAGGATCACGGAGCTGAAATTGAATTTTTTAGCCCGATGGCAGGAGAGGTTCCGGATGTCGATGGAATTTACTTCGGAGGAGGGTATCCCGAACTTTATGCAGAAAACCTTGAGAGATCCGAAACTACCCGGAAACTTAAAGGCCTTGCAGCCGACGGCTTGCCCATTTATGCCGAATGTGGCGGTCTGCTTTACCTTTGCGGGAGATATGAGGTAGAGAACAGGATCTATAAGCTTGCAGATATTGTGCCTGCAAACACACGCATGACAGACCGGCTCAAAGCCCTCGGATATACCGAAGCTCGCTCTCTGGATAAAAACTTCTCTTCTCATAATATCAGAGGTCACGAATTTCATTACTCTCTTACAGAATGCGACCACGATGCAAAGTTTGCATATGAAATGCTGCGAGGAAAAGGCATACAAGACGGTTTTGACGGTCTTATCGAGCACAACACCCTGGCAGGTTATATGCATTCCCATCCTGCTACCTTTCCGGTGGAAAAATTCGTTGAGAAATGCAGGGAATACAAAAGAAGGTAA
- the priL gene encoding DNA primase regulatory subunit PriL codes for MQVDKLAYYPFISKASIHVENLGISLDSLLNSWAYRAARARGVRRVKEALEGEIKKPPVSREAQILSELLSYPFARILVACVDDQLFTRRYALAEAKAAYTFLRNETPAFLLKFGEDFEISAGFRDSYFSMHFTDYIRFSNSLKDPAWKLTNRQLRAGEVRITKEEFARLLEEAIRERIEQSFPIPEIPAEISRFCAPYVAEIKDQFEIQKKKFGVTDFGTVKPELFPPCISHALANVQGGVNLAHSMRFAMTSFLLSVGMSVDEILNLFNISPDFDAEKTLYQIEHIAGATGNVYKPPACDTMRTYGNCVGKDRLCEKINHPLAYYEKKIYLKNKEREKGKEQEKESGKEEGKMQESVEEQKKERKAGAEESKAQESVKEKKGEKNWKGRRKRDRK; via the coding sequence ATGCAGGTTGACAAACTCGCATATTACCCTTTTATCTCAAAAGCATCTATCCATGTTGAGAATTTGGGGATTTCCCTGGATAGTCTGCTTAATTCCTGGGCCTACCGGGCTGCAAGAGCTAGAGGGGTAAGAAGGGTAAAAGAAGCTCTGGAAGGGGAAATTAAAAAGCCACCTGTTTCCAGAGAAGCCCAGATTCTCTCGGAACTTCTCTCCTATCCTTTTGCAAGAATACTGGTTGCCTGTGTGGACGATCAGCTCTTTACCAGGCGCTATGCTCTGGCAGAAGCCAAAGCTGCCTATACATTTTTGAGAAATGAAACTCCGGCTTTCTTGCTTAAATTCGGGGAAGATTTTGAAATTTCAGCCGGCTTCAGAGATTCCTATTTCAGTATGCATTTTACGGACTATATCCGCTTTTCAAATTCCCTGAAAGATCCTGCCTGGAAACTGACAAATCGCCAGCTCAGGGCTGGAGAGGTAAGAATTACAAAAGAAGAATTTGCAAGGCTTCTTGAAGAAGCTATAAGGGAACGTATTGAACAGTCATTTCCAATTCCTGAAATTCCTGCCGAGATTTCACGTTTCTGTGCCCCTTATGTTGCCGAAATAAAGGACCAGTTTGAGATCCAGAAGAAAAAATTTGGAGTAACGGACTTTGGGACAGTGAAACCTGAACTTTTTCCCCCCTGCATATCACATGCCCTTGCAAACGTACAGGGCGGAGTGAATCTTGCCCATTCTATGCGGTTTGCCATGACTTCATTCCTGCTCAGCGTAGGCATGTCCGTGGATGAGATACTTAATCTCTTTAATATCTCCCCTGATTTTGACGCAGAAAAGACCCTTTACCAGATAGAGCACATTGCAGGTGCAACAGGGAATGTATACAAGCCTCCTGCATGTGATACCATGAGAACCTATGGCAACTGCGTAGGAAAAGATAGGTTATGTGAAAAAATCAATCATCCTCTCGCGTATTATGAGAAGAAGATATATCTGAAAAATAAAGAAAGGGAAAAGGGAAAAGAGCAAGAAAAGGAAAGCGGAAAAGAAGAAGGAAAGATGCAAGAAAGCGTAGAGGAACAAAAGAAGGAAAGAAAAGCAGGAGCAGAAGAATCAAAGGCGCAGGAAAGCGTAAAGGAGAAAAAAGGAGAGAAAAACTGGAAAGGGAGAAGGAAAAGAGACAGAAAATAA
- a CDS encoding dihydroneopterin aldolase family protein yields the protein MVQEKITDRDNALFEAGIKLGALYHQFTGSPVNLNTVSSLEMAIQESISVQPYVEEISVKIDRDMLRSRLNNEFGYSELQGTMLKVKITVRYGSSKIKVGMEYDPELNYPLMKILEIKETNV from the coding sequence TTGGTCCAGGAAAAAATAACTGACAGAGATAATGCACTCTTTGAAGCAGGAATTAAACTCGGAGCTCTTTACCATCAATTCACGGGCTCTCCTGTAAACTTGAACACGGTCTCAAGCCTTGAAATGGCTATCCAGGAAAGCATTTCAGTTCAGCCCTATGTAGAAGAAATCTCAGTAAAAATTGATAGGGACATGCTGAGAAGTAGGCTGAATAATGAATTTGGTTATTCCGAACTTCAGGGTACCATGCTTAAGGTAAAGATAACCGTAAGGTACGGTTCTTCAAAGATAAAAGTTGGAATGGAGTATGACCCTGAACTTAATTACCCGTTGATGAAAATTCTAGAAATTAAAGAGACAAATGTTTGA
- a CDS encoding archaetidylserine synthase: MNVFQMLRLPDLVSLLNLICGISSIAVAAQATVQVATSQTAAAQNGFSLALILLLVAAIADGADGYIARRFKGGNLGEQLDSLADAVSFGVAPALLIYLQFGQVNPVVGEPDPLIAIFPAFYAVCGVLRLARFNSVASCKTSFEGLPITAGCIMLVTYMLLNENLVRIDFLLALTLGLSILMVSSVNYPKIRNVRVLAFISSIFGITIFLYLYNVEYMRIFSILPFILMLIYIFSPFFKIPLLNNLGSKEYRNKGLSARKEKN; the protein is encoded by the coding sequence ATGAACGTATTTCAAATGTTAAGGCTCCCGGACCTGGTCTCTCTCTTGAACCTTATCTGCGGAATTAGCTCAATTGCGGTAGCTGCCCAGGCTACAGTCCAGGTTGCCACATCTCAAACTGCGGCGGCCCAGAATGGATTTTCCCTGGCTTTGATCTTACTTCTTGTTGCAGCAATTGCAGATGGAGCGGATGGATACATTGCCAGGCGATTTAAAGGAGGAAATCTTGGGGAACAACTTGACTCCCTGGCAGATGCAGTTTCTTTCGGGGTCGCTCCTGCTCTTCTCATATATCTACAGTTCGGGCAAGTAAACCCTGTAGTCGGAGAACCGGATCCTCTTATCGCGATATTTCCGGCTTTTTATGCCGTTTGCGGTGTGCTCAGGCTTGCTCGTTTCAATTCTGTAGCTTCCTGTAAAACAAGCTTTGAGGGCCTTCCCATAACTGCAGGCTGCATCATGCTTGTTACATACATGCTGCTGAACGAAAATCTTGTCAGAATAGACTTTCTTTTAGCGCTCACCCTTGGTCTCTCTATTCTTATGGTAAGCTCGGTAAACTACCCCAAGATCAGGAATGTCAGGGTTCTTGCATTTATATCTTCTATTTTCGGGATAACTATATTTCTCTACCTGTATAATGTCGAATATATGCGAATTTTCTCAATCCTGCCTTTTATCCTTATGTTGATATACATTTTTTCTCCATTTTTCAAGATCCCTCTATTAAATAATCTGGGTAGCAAGGAGTATAGGAACAAAGGATTGAGCGCCAGGAAGGAAAAAAATTAA
- the artA gene encoding archaeosortase A gives MIESILWLAVGLMVASSVIPRTLRVRKLVGGIGWGAFSIHWSYQPLHYLEIQDYANVLLTIVVTLFCLLVAYIMCREYRNGPFYIRNNREVLHSKFSVQGEADSLDITSMLTSASALGALVYFPFANFTSLNTWIIGRVTSQILWVLQYFDIPAYMKDWNMITLNGYTVEIILACTAIESIALFMGLIGAVRAPFSRLAMAFIASVPVIYILNLIRDIFVVVAYGEQWFGADSFIIAHNYIAKAGSGIALFAISYVVLRILPELFGMIDGLWVIFSQELRSLLHRSGGDLS, from the coding sequence ATGATTGAAAGTATACTCTGGCTCGCAGTCGGGTTAATGGTTGCGTCATCCGTCATCCCCAGAACCCTCAGGGTTCGTAAACTGGTAGGAGGGATTGGATGGGGTGCATTTTCCATCCATTGGAGTTATCAGCCTCTCCATTATCTCGAGATCCAGGACTATGCCAATGTGCTCCTCACAATAGTGGTAACGCTGTTTTGTCTACTTGTAGCGTATATCATGTGTCGGGAGTATAGAAATGGCCCTTTTTATATAAGAAATAATAGAGAAGTGCTGCATTCGAAGTTTTCAGTTCAAGGTGAAGCGGATTCCCTTGATATAACCTCAATGCTTACCAGTGCCAGTGCACTTGGAGCTCTAGTTTATTTCCCATTTGCGAATTTCACCTCTCTAAATACCTGGATTATAGGAAGAGTCACCTCCCAGATTCTCTGGGTTCTTCAGTACTTTGATATTCCTGCATATATGAAAGACTGGAATATGATAACACTTAATGGATACACTGTTGAGATAATACTGGCCTGTACTGCAATTGAAAGCATTGCCCTTTTTATGGGGCTCATAGGTGCAGTGAGAGCTCCCTTTAGCCGCCTGGCTATGGCTTTTATCGCGTCCGTGCCAGTTATCTACATACTTAATCTTATCAGGGATATTTTCGTGGTAGTTGCTTATGGGGAGCAATGGTTTGGAGCTGACAGTTTCATAATAGCACATAATTATATTGCAAAGGCGGGCTCAGGCATTGCCCTTTTTGCAATTTCGTATGTGGTGCTTCGTATTCTGCCCGAACTATTCGGAATGATTGATGGTCTTTGGGTCATATTTTCTCAAGAATTGAGATCCCTTCTGCACAGATCCGGGGGGGATTTAAGCTAA
- a CDS encoding DNA polymerase sliding clamp has product MFKAAINAELLRDAIAALAVIIDEVRLKIKPEGISVKAVDPANVAMGIFELGSSAFDEYSADESEIGIDLNKIMDLLGIAEKNDIVRMELEEGNHKLLIDVGGLSYTLSLLDPSTIRAEPRVPQLELPAKVVLNGADLRRAVKAAEKISDHLLMGVSDDTFYMEAKGDTDQVRLEMGRDQLIDLKAGEACSLFSLDYLTDIVKPTNKVNEVTLSLGKDFPIVIDFEIANGAGRISYLLAPRIESE; this is encoded by the coding sequence ATGTTCAAGGCAGCAATTAATGCAGAGCTTCTGAGAGACGCGATTGCCGCACTGGCTGTAATTATAGATGAGGTCAGACTTAAAATAAAGCCGGAAGGTATTTCGGTAAAAGCCGTTGATCCTGCCAATGTCGCAATGGGAATTTTTGAGCTTGGATCATCCGCTTTCGATGAATATAGTGCTGATGAATCTGAAATAGGAATAGACCTGAACAAGATTATGGACCTGCTGGGAATTGCGGAGAAGAACGACATAGTCCGGATGGAACTTGAAGAAGGGAATCATAAACTCCTGATTGATGTCGGAGGGCTGTCTTATACACTTTCTCTTCTCGATCCTTCTACAATTCGGGCAGAACCAAGAGTTCCCCAGCTAGAGTTGCCTGCAAAAGTTGTCCTGAATGGAGCTGACCTCAGGCGTGCTGTGAAAGCTGCAGAAAAAATAAGTGACCATCTGCTAATGGGGGTTTCTGATGATACCTTCTATATGGAAGCAAAAGGTGATACAGACCAGGTTCGCCTGGAGATGGGCAGGGATCAGCTGATCGACCTGAAGGCAGGTGAAGCCTGTTCACTTTTCTCTCTGGATTATCTGACCGATATAGTCAAGCCTACGAATAAAGTCAATGAGGTAACTCTTTCCCTTGGAAAAGATTTCCCGATAGTCATAGATTTCGAAATTGCAAATGGTGCAGGTAGGATTTCTTATCTCCTGGCTCCGAGAATCGAGTCGGAATAA
- a CDS encoding glyoxalase/bleomycin resistance/dioxygenase family protein, whose translation MRFLCPLIVVNNIEASRNFYEKVLNQKVQCDFGENVSFESGFAIHLKSHFSDLIGINKDDIAQKSNNFELYFEEDDLDSFLQKLKGMDSMEYVHELKEQPWGQRVIRFYDPDMHIIEVGEPMESVVKRFLNKGMSIEETVKRTLMPEEFVRQYL comes from the coding sequence ATGAGGTTCTTATGTCCACTCATTGTCGTTAACAATATAGAGGCTTCCAGAAATTTTTACGAAAAAGTCCTTAATCAGAAGGTACAATGTGATTTCGGTGAGAACGTATCATTTGAGAGCGGCTTTGCAATACACTTGAAATCCCATTTTTCGGATTTAATAGGTATAAACAAAGATGACATAGCTCAAAAATCAAATAATTTTGAACTATATTTTGAGGAAGACGATTTGGATAGTTTCCTTCAAAAGTTGAAAGGCATGGACTCCATGGAATATGTGCACGAACTAAAAGAACAGCCATGGGGACAGCGGGTTATCAGGTTCTATGATCCTGACATGCACATCATTGAGGTTGGTGAGCCCATGGAAAGCGTGGTAAAAAGATTTTTAAATAAAGGTATGTCAATTGAAGAAACCGTAAAGCGAACTTTAATGCCAGAAGAGTTTGTCAGACAATATCTGTAA
- a CDS encoding transcription factor S → MQFCTKCKSMMFPKNGNFECRKCGNIIPIKGNKKNFVSKAKIDDREVVVLEGEQTSGLPTTNARCPECGNNTAFWWLRQLRSADESETRFFKCTKCGFTWREYD, encoded by the coding sequence ATGCAATTCTGTACAAAATGCAAAAGTATGATGTTTCCTAAAAACGGCAATTTTGAGTGTAGGAAATGCGGGAACATAATACCTATAAAAGGCAATAAAAAAAATTTTGTTTCCAAAGCCAAGATCGATGACCGCGAAGTAGTGGTTCTGGAAGGTGAACAGACTTCAGGTCTGCCAACAACAAATGCAAGATGTCCGGAGTGTGGAAATAACACTGCATTCTGGTGGCTCAGACAGCTCAGGTCTGCTGATGAATCCGAAACCCGATTCTTCAAATGCACGAAATGTGGATTTACCTGGAGAGAATACGACTGA
- a CDS encoding phosphatidylserine decarboxylase, with product MLAKGSEPWLFTAALVTIVFAVLSRAMNSSHLTHAAYIAMALTFFMVLFFRDPERKVEVSDTYMVSPADGTVIDIRGRKVCIFMFLQNVHVNRAPISGKIREITYRKGGYLPAFCKDSERNERNEFIIHSKYGDVSVTQIAGTIARRIVSYPRVNDIIEQGQRIGMIRFGSRVDVTIPHDFEIIVRKGERVLAGKTIIATIKNDRDF from the coding sequence ATGCTTGCAAAGGGCTCAGAACCCTGGCTTTTTACTGCTGCACTTGTAACCATAGTGTTTGCAGTCCTCTCCAGGGCAATGAACAGCTCCCATCTAACTCACGCTGCTTACATAGCAATGGCACTGACTTTCTTTATGGTTCTTTTCTTCAGAGATCCCGAAAGAAAGGTGGAAGTTTCGGACACTTATATGGTTTCCCCGGCCGACGGCACTGTCATAGACATTCGAGGCCGGAAAGTCTGTATCTTCATGTTTCTCCAGAATGTACATGTAAATAGAGCTCCAATTTCGGGAAAGATCAGGGAAATTACTTACAGGAAAGGAGGATATCTTCCTGCTTTCTGTAAAGACTCTGAAAGAAACGAAAGAAACGAGTTTATTATTCACAGCAAGTATGGGGATGTCAGTGTCACGCAGATTGCAGGCACTATTGCCAGACGAATTGTTTCCTATCCTCGAGTAAATGACATTATCGAGCAGGGACAGCGCATTGGAATGATTCGTTTTGGGTCAAGAGTTGACGTAACGATTCCTCATGACTTTGAAATCATAGTACGGAAAGGAGAGCGGGTACTTGCAGGCAAGACCATTATAGCAACAATAAAAAATGACAGGGATTTTTGA
- a CDS encoding CPBP family intramembrane glutamic endopeptidase: MKNEIIDRPFSLKVYLLIIIILSWPFQIAYPFLGEAFKPILLLSMIMVAVGTYIAGRFVFKDGFENAGWRWGKPRHYVYAFGLALLLWAFPRAVEQLLGIYESPQDVSTATILVEFLFSFTITLIPAFGEEFGWRGYLLPHLFARYSTRLALLLHGFITWVWHLPVLVVMGTRMEANPFVSVLLVILISLIPTIMHAIVFAYIWSSTQSLAVSTVYHAAFDEVRDTLEGSVGLGPLSQNWQMLILTILGIALLWKAKWKKTAEYSL, from the coding sequence ATGAAAAACGAGATTATTGATCGCCCCTTTTCACTGAAAGTCTATTTGCTAATTATCATCATACTTTCATGGCCCTTTCAGATTGCCTACCCGTTTCTAGGGGAAGCCTTCAAACCCATCCTTTTATTATCAATGATCATGGTCGCTGTTGGCACTTACATTGCCGGCAGGTTTGTGTTCAAGGATGGGTTTGAGAACGCAGGTTGGCGATGGGGCAAACCCAGGCATTATGTATACGCTTTTGGACTTGCATTACTTTTGTGGGCTTTCCCGAGAGCTGTTGAACAACTGCTAGGAATTTATGAAAGTCCTCAAGATGTAAGCACCGCAACCATCTTGGTTGAGTTTTTATTTAGCTTTACAATCACACTCATTCCAGCATTTGGGGAAGAGTTCGGCTGGCGTGGATATTTATTGCCTCATTTATTTGCGCGATACAGTACCCGCCTGGCACTACTTTTACACGGCTTTATCACCTGGGTCTGGCACTTACCAGTTCTGGTTGTAATGGGAACGCGAATGGAGGCTAACCCTTTTGTTTCAGTGCTGCTTGTTATACTTATAAGCTTAATACCGACAATTATGCATGCAATTGTATTTGCCTACATATGGTCAAGCACTCAAAGTTTAGCCGTATCGACCGTATATCATGCCGCATTTGATGAGGTTCGTGATACCCTCGAAGGATCAGTCGGTTTAGGTCCGCTTTCACAAAACTGGCAAATGCTAATCCTTACTATTTTAGGAATTGCACTATTATGGAAAGCCAAATGGAAAAAAACAGCTGAATATTCGTTATGA